The Lathyrus oleraceus cultivar Zhongwan6 chromosome 5, CAAS_Psat_ZW6_1.0, whole genome shotgun sequence genome includes the window CTCACAAGCAAAGTTTCACTCACAAGCACTGAGGCAACTTTAAGTGAAAGAAATATTTTCTAGATAGAGGGAGAGATAAATTAGAAAGATAAATTCCAACGAAAATGTAAATCGTTAGAGAGTGGTGTGAAATGAATAGGATGCGAGCCTATTTTATATATGAGTTggaaaaacaaaaaaaaggaaGTAATCCATGAGCAAAATTGATATGCCATTCGATTGGCTCAAGGCCCAATTAGTTAGTCTAGTCATTTTTTAttgattacctcgcccaacatGGAAATATTTGATATAGATATGTTACAAGTCATTAAGGTGCTGTCCTAATCACTTAGTTAATCGATTAGGCCCTCTCCAATTGATTAACTTAATGCTTCAATCAATTGGAAGACTCATAAAACTTCTCCCAATCGATTGTCTTGAGTCCTAGTCGATTGGTTAGTTAAAAAATGCTTCAAATGATTGTGGATAACTTCTTAATCACTTTGCTTCGTTTTGAAAACAATTATAAGTAGTcttttatgtgtgtgtgtgtgtgcgcgcgcaTGTGTATGTGTATGTGCATGTGAGCTGCCTTAGAACTTAAGAGTTACTTCCTTACTTTTACAAAACTTTGCCCAATGAGACAAACATAAAAACTTGACACAACTTGGCGAACTTTCACACATTATATGAGACTTCAAGATTCTTTGTTGGACACATCAATTATATAATCACTTCAATCTTGAGTCTCTTTTCTTAATGAGGGTTTGGGATATTTTACTAGTTGGTTCACCATCATTAGAGTCTTGCGAGTTATTACCACCGACTCTAATATCACAACTATTTATGTTGTCGTCAACAAAACACCGACTCTAATATCACAAATATTTACGTTGTCGTCATCAAAACTTCAAAGATGATCTTTTGCAAATTTATTAACTTTATATCTGCAAGCACGTAGATCCATAACTAGAAGATAAAAAAACATCAATAAACACAAAAATATCAACAAACAAGATTCAAGGCTATAAGATGAATACAATTTTGACTTCTTTCATATAGGATTATGATGATGTACAATAAGAATTCAAATATAATCATAATGTTATCATTGGGAAAATTCTTTTTGAGAAACCCATACATAAAAACTCGTTCAATTTTGGCTTAGTGGGAATCTGATGCGATTTCGTGGGTATCCGAACTTCGAAAATTAAACTTGGCCTCAATAGAATTACCATGGATAATCATATGGATGTAAAACTTATTATGAAAGGATACCCTTGGTTGTTCCAGAAATTTTGGTTGGCGGTGCAACCTTGGGATTCAAAGATCAATCATAATCAACTATCTTTCAACAAGGTTCCTACATGGATCCAAATATGGGAAGTCCTTGTAAAAATCAAAACTAGGAAGATGGGAGAAAAAAAATGAGCAATTTTGGGAAAAGTTCTTGAATTGAATCTTTTCATGTACCCTAAAAGGATCACCATCATTAAAGTTAATATTCGGCTAGATGTTACTAAGCCTTTCAAACCTGGCATGCACATTGGGAATGTGAAAGACAGTACACCATGTATAAATTTTAGATATAAAAAATTGTCAGGATTTTGCTTCAACTGTATTATAATTGGGCATTGTGAAGAGTTTTACCAACAAAAGTCCCAAAAAAGCACATAACCTAATGTAAAAAAACTGTTTGAGCCTTGACTTAGATCATCAAAATTTGACAAGCGTATCATGGAACaatataaaaacaaatacaatagTAATCCTATGCCGTCACCCGATTATGGTGTCTATAGCCATATTCCCGAGGCCATGTTAAAGCGATTGGGCCTTTAGTCATCAGAGTCTTCTATTGGAAAACAACCACGAAGGTATTGAGGACAAATTGAACACATACCTTCACCCtcaaatatggaagaaaaacaTAAACAAGCTTTTTAATTAAGAGCTCAATATTAACGATAAGCCCGACTAGATGCAAGATGATAGAGAATCATAAGCTTACAAGCAGGACAACACGAAACAAACCATAAGAAACATCAATGTTGACGAGAGCCTTGTCACCACTCACACAAATGCCAACCCTGTCATAATTGAAGATTGGAACTTGGGAGTTATATTCCATGACATATACAACAACACAATCGTATAAATTATGTGGACTAAAAAAAGGGTACAATAACCCTCTCACAGTTGAGAACCAAGCCATTATCAACACAATTTAGATAGCTTGAATCATGGTTTTAACTATGATTCAAGTGATAACAGATTGTAAAATGATAATGGACGAAGTTGAGAAGAAAGGTGAGAATGCCACTAAAAGACATATCTCACATTGGTTATCAAATCAACCAAATtcaaaaaaccctaaaagactttgTAATGAGTAAGATACGATTTATGAGAAAAGAGCATAAAGGTCAGACCGACAATCTAGCCCAAAGAGTCTCGACAAAAATAAAACAAGGCTTGACAAGCCCAATCCGAATGTACTATATAGCTTTTGCTAACACTTATCAATATAATTTGATTTTATTGCTTAGAAAAAATTATTACTAGACACATACATATAAAAAAGGTGTTGTCATACTTGGTTCGTGCAAGTCATGTTTTTCCAACCACATCAAATGATGTGGCCACACATGATTAGTTCATGCAATTtatattttctatattaatatATCGAGAAAATTATATCCATTATCTATCAAGAAAATTATATCCATTTGAATTATTGAAGAAATGGGCCCAAAATAAAGGGGTAGCCCAATTTTAAATCACTTTCCAGTGTCTACCCTAATTTCCTCATCGCGTTTACTTTTCGCCACCGCACCTCAGACCAACCAGATCATTTCTTCCATCTCCGATCAGCTCAACGCTTTCCCGACTCCGTTTTCCGGTAACGATTCAACATACAGTGTAATTGTCCCAAACTTCCAGTTTTTCTGGTCTGAAAGTCGTCGGAGGCCGGGGTTTCGGGATTCCCCATCGCAAATTAGGGGAATCAGATTACGCAAACCGAGACAAAATTCAGTTTCCAAATTCTCGTATCAGATCGATCCATTCACCTTTTTCGTGATCTTCCTCTCGCGATCGCAAGTGTGAAGTATTGTGCTTATTTTGTTACTGTTTTGATGGTTTAATAATGAATTATGTTTAAGCTGATGCGGTTTATTCAACGTGTTATCGTATTCAGGTTGGTGATTGGTTTCAAGGAGAAGACTCTACACACTGTTCTTGTCGCGGGGATGAATTGTTGCCTGATCTGTTGAAATTCCTGCAATGTCCGGTTTACTTAATGTATTCTCCTTATGCCATGTAGAACAAGCAATATACAATTTTTATCAGTTATCTTATCATCAACAGCAAATTGCTATGATTTAGAAGTTAGAATTTTGTCAATTTCATTGAATACCTTGTTTAATAATGCTAGATCAGGATTTATATGACTTCTTCCTCTGTTTTTAGTCTGATATTTAAGCTTATTTAGATATTCTGTTAAGATTCTAGCTTGATCAATCATATTTGGTGTATCGTTTTTGTTCATTCTTGTGTATTGCATGCTTACATTCTTTGATATTTACTTATAATTAGAATGTTTTGCCAACATTTTGATATATTAGATACCAATTCAAGTATTAGTTTATGTAGTGAGAGAATAACATGGATGATGTGGAATGATAAACCTGTAGTAGGTCTCTATGGTAGAAGGATAAACCTATTAACCAATTCAAGTATTAGCTTATGTAGTGAGAGACCAATAAATCTAGAGTATTCTGTGGGGCACTCCCCTAACTTTGATTTTTGATACAAGACAAGGAAATATGGGTATTATAATTACCGCAAAAAATCTGAATGACATTAGTCATCTCTAAGGTAGTTTTTATCTATAGTTACTAAAGATAAAATCTTAAACAAATCCTAATTAAGTAGTATAAAATCCTACCCAAAATTGAATTCTATCAAGAAGACTCAATGATTCCTAATCATTTTTTTAGGACTGTCTAAAAATTACTTATTTTGTAAAATTTCTATCTGCTATGTAGATCATGCTTTATGCATATTTGATCTATCACATAAATGAATGcaactttttttttataaattttttatattcataatcatattataattattgttgttgttgctgttgttatTCTTATTCTTATTGTTTTTGTCAGATATCGATTTATTTTTATGGCCTTTCATTCACTGTTGATGTAATTATAACAGAGCTGTGTTTGCAGTCTTCTCTGAACGGATCTGCTTCAAATCTTCCAGACGGTGCTGGGCGTTCTTTTACTACATCATTCTCTAGTCAGTCTGGTGCAGCCTCGCCAATTTATCAGCACACTGGTGGGAATATTGTGCTGGAATCAATCTTTTTAATCCCCTCCTTTATTTAGTTTCATAATCACTACCTAATTTGCTGCAGGAGGTATTCAGGGGTTGCACAACATGCACGGGAGCTTTAACATTCCTAACATGCCTAGTACACTTACATCAAGAAACTCATCATTAAACAGCATGCCATCTGGAGCAGTTCAGCAACCTACATCAAGTCTTTCTAGTGGAAGATTTTCATCAAATAATCTACCTGCTGCTCTGTCACAGGTACATATGATTGCCTGTGTTTGAACATCTCGAGAATAATTGCTGAGCTATTGAGCATACTTATCTGTTCTGTCTTTCATTATCTTTCTACTGGTGTATATATTTGCAGCTATCTCATGGAAGCTCTCACGGACATTCAGGAGTCAACAGTAGAGGAGGTATAAGTGTTGTAGGAAATCCTGGATTTAATAGTAACACAAATGGAGTTGCTGGTTCTATTCCTGGGATTCTTCCAACTTCTGCTGCAATTGGTAACCGTAATGCTGTTCCAGGATTGGGAGTATCCCCAATTTTGGGAAATGCAGGTCCGAGGATAACAAGTTCGATGGGGAACATGGTTGCTGGGGGAAACATTGGGAGGATAAGCTCTGGAGGATTGTCCATTCCTGGTCTTGCTTCACGTCTAAATTTAAATGGAAGCAGCGGATCTGGCGGCTTAGGCGTGCAAGGACAAAATCGATTGATGAGTGGCGTGCTTCCTCAAGGTATGTATTTTTGTATTCACAACAAGTTCAGTAAAATGACGTGGAAGTATTATTTCTCATAAGAAATATCCAGTTATATTGAGGTATCTTCATATTTTAGGTTGAGAATTTTTTCAAAAGAGTTAGAATATAGATATTAAAGTGATGCATTCTTTTGTTTATATAAATTTTTACATATAAAGTTATATTTATCCAGGGAAATATAGTACTATACTACACTGCACTTTTTTTTTCACGGATGAACTTTTCAAATGTTACCAACTTAATTATCTTGGATACAATTTCTCCTAAGAAATATCCAAATATATTGAGGTTATCTTCATATGTTTAGTTGAGATCTCTTTCAAAAGAGTTAGAATCTAGATATTAAAGTGATGCAAACTTtgtttatatatatttttttacGTATAAAATTATATTTATCCGGGAAAATATAGTAGTATACTACACTTTACTCTTTTTCACGCACGGGTTTTTCATATCTTACCAACTTTATTATCTTGGATACAATTTTCTTACTATGCACTCTGTTGCATTTTATAATCTGAGTTTTCATTTTTGAATCTCATGAAGCTATGTTGTACTTCTTTCTGATAAAGCCAGACCTTCTCATGTTTTGATTCAGGATCTCCTCAGGTAATTTCAATGCTAGGAAATTCTTATCCAAGTGCTGGAGGTCCACTTTCACAAAGCCATATTCAAGCAGTACATCACTTGAACTCTATGGGAATGTTGAATGACTTGAATTCCAGTGACAGTTCACCCTTTGACCTCAATGACTTCCCTCAACTATCAAGTCGTCCTAGTTCTGCTGGAGGGCCTCAAGGACAGTTGGGTGTGTAATGGAAAATTTTATTTTGCTTATTATAGTATTCACCATCTACAATAAAGAATAAACAATAATGTAATCTATAAATTTCAGGCTCTTTACGAAAACAGGGTCTTAGTCCTATTGTACAACAAAACCAAGAGTTTAGCATTCAAAATGAAGACTTCCCAGCTTTACCAGGATACAAAGGTACTGTTTATAATTTGACTGATCTTTGTTTGCTAATTGGTTACATATTTTGTTCGAAAACTTTCGTTGCTCAGCTGTGTTATTTTCTTGTTTTTGGGGTTATAGACTTTAGAGTGAAATATATACTCTTCCTGGGGGTTATATGCTTTTTAACTTCATAATGTTGTGCAGAATGCATCAATGTTTTGTCTCCATTTGCTTTTCATTTTTGACAGGAATTATAACAGTTCCTTGCATTAATGTTTTTTATATATCTGTGTGACCTGTCATACATTTAGCAAATATGCTTTAATGGTTCATATTGTTGAAGAGGAGTGAAAGATTTATGATGTTTGCACTGGAACATTTCATGACTTGTTGGAAGTAACATCTCAGTAGTCTGTCTCTGAtgacatttttattatttttggTCATCTTCATTCGCAGAACTGAGAAATCTAATTTACAGAGGTTAGTCAGTTGGTTTTGTGCATTTGTTTTTATCATAATATTTGTACACAGGTGGTAATGGAGAGTTTACTATGGATATGCATCAGAAAGAACAACTTCATGACAATGCTATGTCAATGATGCAGTCACAGCATTTCTCCGTGAGTTTCATACAGTAAATAATTAAGATACATTTTAAGTGTTTTTATCGTTGTTTATGATATTATTGGACCTAAATCTGATCTCAGTCCTACCTGGATTCTTTCTGCAGATGGGGAGGTCTGCCGGTTTCAGCTTGGGAGGATCTTATTCATCACATCGTactcaacagcaacagcagcatACTCCTTCTGCCAGTAACAGTGGTGTCTCTTTTTCATCTGTGAACAATCAAGATCTTCATCTGCATGGGTCGGACGTTTTTCCGTCTCCAAACTCTACGTATCATTCACAGGTACAGTCTTTCCTAAATGTAAATGAGGAGGAACTCGCTTGTGTGAGAATACATCTCTATTTTAAAACTTTTTATGTGACATTAGGTttccaattgagctgaaattcCATATTCCCATCAAAGCATGTTTCTGACGTTCTAGTTACTTCTGGTTTTTGGTTTAGACCAGCGGACCTCCTGGCATTGGATTAAGGCCACTAAATTCTCCAAATAATGTTTCTGGTACGGGTTCATATGACCAGCTCATCCAGCAGTATCAACAGCACCAGAATCAGTCCCAATTTCGCCTTCAGCAAATGTCAGCTGTAAATCAGACCTTTAGGGATCATGGCATGAAGTCTATGCAAACTGCACAACCAGCTCCTGATCCATTTGGTTTGCTTGGCTTGTTAAGTGTAATCAGGATGAGTGATCCTGATCTGACATCTCTTGCTCTTGGAATTGATCTTACAACACTCGGATTAAATTTGAATTCATCAGAAAATCTTCACAAGACTTTTGGGTCTCCTTGGTCAGAGGAACCAGCTAAGGGTGATCCAGAGTTTAGTGTGCTTCAATGTTATTATGCTAAACCACCTCCTGCCCTACACGTGAGGCGCTCTTTCTTTTCCTTTATTTATTTTCACCGTTCTTTATAtattttcttctttttatttCGTCTAAATATTTTATGTGATGCAGCAAGGGTATTTTGCAAAGTTTACTTTGGATACATTGTTTTACATATTTTACAGGTGCCTATTGAAACCAATCCTATCACTTTCACTATGCTTGCATGTTATTATATTTACAGTAGTAGTAATTTAAATTTGGTCTTTCATTGCAGCATGCCTAAAGACGAAGCACAACTATATGCAGCGAATGAACTGTATGAATTCTATCAATTCATATACACCCTTGTCGTGTTatccttttgttttgttttatttgtATTTGGTCTTGTTTTCAAGTTATTCTCGGATAACTACGCCCATAGATTCTTGGCAAGagtttttaatttgaaaataagCAGCGGTTTAATGAGTTGCTACATGGTTATAGCAATCAACCATTCCAAAAATCTTATCCATTCACCCACTGGATATTCTTTTAACTTGAATCATTGTCAGTTTTTGTATCAATACAAAAATTACTAACAAGCTATGGCTGTTGCTCTCAGGTACAAACGAGGCTGGTTTTATCATAAAGAGCATCGCATGTGGTATATAAGAGTGCCTAACATGGAGCCGCTTGTCAAAACAAACACATATGAGAGAGGATCTTACCACTGTTTTGATCCAAGCACTTTTGAAACTGTCCGGAGGGTGAGTTTCTTGAACACACCGCCGTCATTCTTCTGTTATGTTATTTATTTACAAAGTAATTGTCCTGTTTATGCTTCTAATGGACAAACTTCTTGCAGGATAATTTTGTTCTTCATTATGAAATGGTGGAAAAGAGACCGTCTTTACCGCAACATTAAGGAGCACATAGCAAACCTTCAGTGTAAAGCTTTTTATGTATCAATATAATTTGTTATTATGGAAGCCATTTTATTTAAATACATTAGTGTAACTTTAATCTGGCGTTTCTCTTATCTTGTGGCCCAATTATTGTAGTTATTAGAGTAGATGCGAGGTTAACCTAACCTAGCTTTCTCTGTCTGTCAAACACATATATCTAAATATATTGTATGCAGTGCCTGGTAGTTTGACCCATACACAAATGAAGTTTTTTTAATATGTTGTGGAGAGGAACATGGCTCTTGAATAGTGAAATAAAACGGATTAGCTCGTGTTTTTTTCTTCAATTATCAGTATACACAGATTATGGAAAAGAAATGATTACATTGATGTTATTAGATTAGAAGCTGCTTTTACCACAAGATCGGAACTCCCAATTTTTCAATTCTTGCATGACATGATTTCCGATGTAGTCATTCTTATTGATAATACCCTGTCTTCAAAATCAGTTTTGCAGAACATGAAAACTGCAGAACAATGATCTTTAGCAGTAATGAAATTGAACAGGTGCTTCTGTCAATGCCTGAATCTTGTGATAAAAGCTCGGGGAAtctttgtgttttgttttgttgatcTTTTAGATTCTGACAGCAGCTGAAGGAACTCCAATCAATGGCCATGGTCTGTAAATTTTATAAAAGATAGGGCCTGTATGACTTATCAAAGGAGGGATGAGTACAACATGCAAAATAATTAACCGACCCGAAGAAACACAAGGGGTCATTGTGAGCGAGGGATACACCATCTTGCAATCTCAAGACTTTTAGACGTTGGAATAGTCCGCGCAACCCAAGGGCGTTTTCGAGTCCATCTTAGTGAAACGTGGTATGTGGATGATATGTGTTGACTATTGGGCTTTGAACAAGGCGACTATTTCAGTTAAGTTTTCCATTCCCTTCATGGAAGATTTGTTGGATGAGCTCCAGAGAGTGTTTTTTTCTCAAAAAATATCCTCAAATCCGGGGTATCAGAAGAAGTACACAACTGTATTTCAGACCCATGAAAGACATTACGAAT containing:
- the LOC127087114 gene encoding probable NOT transcription complex subunit VIP2 isoform X1 — protein: MSGLLNSSLNGSASNLPDGAGRSFTTSFSSQSGAASPIYQHTGGIQGLHNMHGSFNIPNMPSTLTSRNSSLNSMPSGAVQQPTSSLSSGRFSSNNLPAALSQLSHGSSHGHSGVNSRGGISVVGNPGFNSNTNGVAGSIPGILPTSAAIGNRNAVPGLGVSPILGNAGPRITSSMGNMVAGGNIGRISSGGLSIPGLASRLNLNGSSGSGGLGVQGQNRLMSGVLPQGSPQVISMLGNSYPSAGGPLSQSHIQAVHHLNSMGMLNDLNSSDSSPFDLNDFPQLSSRPSSAGGPQGQLGSLRKQGLSPIVQQNQEFSIQNEDFPALPGYKGGNGEFTMDMHQKEQLHDNAMSMMQSQHFSMGRSAGFSLGGSYSSHRTQQQQQHTPSASNSGVSFSSVNNQDLHLHGSDVFPSPNSTYHSQTSGPPGIGLRPLNSPNNVSGTGSYDQLIQQYQQHQNQSQFRLQQMSAVNQTFRDHGMKSMQTAQPAPDPFGLLGLLSVIRMSDPDLTSLALGIDLTTLGLNLNSSENLHKTFGSPWSEEPAKGDPEFSVLQCYYAKPPPALHQGYFAKFTLDTLFYIFYSMPKDEAQLYAANELYKRGWFYHKEHRMWYIRVPNMEPLVKTNTYERGSYHCFDPSTFETVRRDNFVLHYEMVEKRPSLPQH
- the LOC127087114 gene encoding probable NOT transcription complex subunit VIP2 isoform X2, with the protein product MSGLLNSSLNGSASNLPDGAGRSFTTSFSSQSGAASPIYQHTGGIQGLHNMHGSFNIPNMPSTLTSRNSSLNSMPSGAVQQPTSSLSSGRFSSNNLPAALSQLSHGSSHGHSGVNSRGGLGVSPILGNAGPRITSSMGNMVAGGNIGRISSGGLSIPGLASRLNLNGSSGSGGLGVQGQNRLMSGVLPQGSPQVISMLGNSYPSAGGPLSQSHIQAVHHLNSMGMLNDLNSSDSSPFDLNDFPQLSSRPSSAGGPQGQLGSLRKQGLSPIVQQNQEFSIQNEDFPALPGYKGGNGEFTMDMHQKEQLHDNAMSMMQSQHFSMGRSAGFSLGGSYSSHRTQQQQQHTPSASNSGVSFSSVNNQDLHLHGSDVFPSPNSTYHSQTSGPPGIGLRPLNSPNNVSGTGSYDQLIQQYQQHQNQSQFRLQQMSAVNQTFRDHGMKSMQTAQPAPDPFGLLGLLSVIRMSDPDLTSLALGIDLTTLGLNLNSSENLHKTFGSPWSEEPAKGDPEFSVLQCYYAKPPPALHQGYFAKFTLDTLFYIFYSMPKDEAQLYAANELYKRGWFYHKEHRMWYIRVPNMEPLVKTNTYERGSYHCFDPSTFETVRRDNFVLHYEMVEKRPSLPQH
- the LOC127087114 gene encoding probable NOT transcription complex subunit VIP2 isoform X3; the encoded protein is MHGSFNIPNMPSTLTSRNSSLNSMPSGAVQQPTSSLSSGRFSSNNLPAALSQLSHGSSHGHSGVNSRGGISVVGNPGFNSNTNGVAGSIPGILPTSAAIGNRNAVPGLGVSPILGNAGPRITSSMGNMVAGGNIGRISSGGLSIPGLASRLNLNGSSGSGGLGVQGQNRLMSGVLPQGSPQVISMLGNSYPSAGGPLSQSHIQAVHHLNSMGMLNDLNSSDSSPFDLNDFPQLSSRPSSAGGPQGQLGSLRKQGLSPIVQQNQEFSIQNEDFPALPGYKGGNGEFTMDMHQKEQLHDNAMSMMQSQHFSMGRSAGFSLGGSYSSHRTQQQQQHTPSASNSGVSFSSVNNQDLHLHGSDVFPSPNSTYHSQTSGPPGIGLRPLNSPNNVSGTGSYDQLIQQYQQHQNQSQFRLQQMSAVNQTFRDHGMKSMQTAQPAPDPFGLLGLLSVIRMSDPDLTSLALGIDLTTLGLNLNSSENLHKTFGSPWSEEPAKGDPEFSVLQCYYAKPPPALHQGYFAKFTLDTLFYIFYSMPKDEAQLYAANELYKRGWFYHKEHRMWYIRVPNMEPLVKTNTYERGSYHCFDPSTFETVRRDNFVLHYEMVEKRPSLPQH